Proteins encoded within one genomic window of Cucumis sativus cultivar 9930 chromosome 3, Cucumber_9930_V3, whole genome shotgun sequence:
- the LOC101202925 gene encoding 60S ribosomal protein L7-2 yields the protein MGEEVKALTPESVLKKRKRNEEWTLAKQQELEAAKKKNAENRKLIYNRAKLYSKEYEEQEKELIRLKREAKLKGGFYVDPEAKLLFITRIRGINAMHPKTRKILQLLRLRQIFNGVFLKVNKATLNMLHRVEPYVTYGYPNLKSVKELIYKRGYGKLNKRRVALTDNSIVEQALGKYGIICMEDLVHEIMTVGPHFKEANNFLWPFKLKAPLGGLEKKRNHYVEGGDAGNRENYINELIRRMN from the exons ATGGGTGAAGAAGTCAAGGCATTGACTCCAGAGTCAGttttgaagaagaggaagaggaatgAAGAATGGACATTGGCAAAGCAGCAAGAGCTTGAGGCGgccaaaaagaagaatgcaGAGAATCGCAAGTTGATTTACAACAGAGCGAAGCTATATTCGAAGGAGTATGAAGAGCAG GAAAAGGAGCTGATTAGACTGAAACGTGAGGCAAAACTAAAAGGAGGATTTTATGTCGACCCTGAGgctaaattattgtttatcacTCGCATCCGTGG TATCAATGCTATGCACCCGAAGACGAGAAAGATATTGCAGCTGCTGCGTTTGAGGCAG ATTTTCAATGGTGTCTTCCTCAAAGTCAATAAAGCAACATTGAATATGCTGCATAGGGTCGAGCCTTATGTGACCTATGG CTACCCCAATTTGAAAAGCGTTAAAGAACTTATTTACAAGAGGGGTTATGGAAAGCTAAACAAACGCAGAGTAGCATTGACTGACAACTCCATTGTCGAGCAG GCTTTAGGCAAATACGGCATTATCTGTATGGAAGATCTCGTGCATGAAATCATGACTGTCGGACCTCATTTTAAGGAGGCAAATAACTTCCTATGGCCATTTAAGTTGAAGGCACCTTTGGGTGGattggaaaagaagaggaaTCATTATGTGGAAGGGGGAGATGCAGGTAATCGTGAGAATTATATCAATGAGCTTATCAGGAGAATGAACTAG
- the LOC101203328 gene encoding trimethyltridecatetraene synthase, which produces MEMKFPYVVAAWIATLAILLLSRRLRRRKLNLPPGPKPWPLIGNLDLIGSLPHQSIHQLSKKYGPIMHLRFGSFPVVVGSSVEMAKIFLKTQDLNFVSRPKTAAGKYTTYDYSNITWSQYGPYWRQARKMCLMELFSAKRLDSYEYIRKEEMNGLLGEIYKSCGEVIKVKDYLSTVSLNVISRMVLGKKYTDGSENGIVSPDEFKKMLDELFLLSGVLNIGDSIPWIDFLDLQGYVKRMKALSKKFDRFLERVLDEHNERRKGVENYVAKDMVDVLLQLADDPDLEVKLERHGIKAFTQDLIAGGTESSAVTVEWAISELLKKPEIFNKAREELDRVIGRERWVEEKDIVNLPYIDAIAKETMRLHPVAPMLVPRMAREDSQIAGYDIAKGTRVLVNVWTIGRDPTVWEDPLEFKPERFMGKNIDVKGQDFELLPFGSGRRMCPGYNLGLKVIQSSLANLLHGFTWKLSGDMKIEDLNMDEVFGLSTPKKFPLDVVAEPRLSSSLYSI; this is translated from the exons ATGGAAATGAAGTTTCCTTATGTAGTTGCGGCTTGGATAGCCACTTTGGCTATCCTCCTCCTCTCCCGCCGTCTCCGCCGTCGCAAACTCAACCTTCCTCCCGGGCCAAAACCATGGCCCCTAATTGGAAACCTCGACTTAATTGGCTCTCTGCCTCACCAATCCATTCATCAACTCTCCAAAAAATACGGCCCCATCATGCATCTTCGTTTCGGATCGTTCCCTGTCGTCGTTGGATCCTCCGTTGAAATGGCAAAGATTTTCCTCAAAACACAAGATCTCAATTTCGTGTCGCGCCCAAAAACTGCGGCGGGAAAATACACAACTTATGACTATTCCAACATTACTTGGTCCCAATACGGCCCTTACTGGCGGCAAGCTCGTAAGATGTGTTTGATGGAGCTTTTTAGTGCAAAAAGACTTGATTCTTATGAGTATATACGTAAGGAAGAAATGAATGGTCTGCTTGGAGAAATTTACAAGTCTTGTGGTGAAGTAATTAAGGTCAAGGATTATTTGTCTACGGTGAGTTTGAATGTGATAAGTAGGATGGTGTTGGGAAAAAAATATACGGATGGATCAGAAAATGGGATAGTTAGTCCAGACgagtttaagaaaatgttggaTGAGTTGTTTTTGCTGAGTGGTGTGTTGAATATTGGGGATTCAATTCCATGGATTGATTTCTTGGATTTGCAAGGGTATGTGAAGAGAATGAAGGCTTTGAGTAAGAAATTTGATAGGTTTCTTGAACGTGTGTTGGATGAACataatgaaagaagaaagggagTTGAGAATTATGTGGCTAAAGATATGGTGGATGTTTTGTTGCAATTAGCTGATGATCCTGATCTTGAAGTTAAACTTGAAAGACATGGAATCAAGGCTTTTACTCAG GACCTTATAGCAGGTGGAACGGAGAGTTCAGCCGTGACAGTAGAATGGGCAATATCAGAGCTATTAAAAAAGCCAGAGATATTCAACAAGGCAAGAGAAGAACTCGATAGAGTAATCGGAAGAGAAAGATGGGTAGAAGAGAAAGACATTGTAAATTTACCTTACATCGATGCAATTGCCAAAGAAACAATGAGACTTCACCCAGTGGCTCCAATGTTAGTGCCAAGAATGGCTCGAGAGGATAGTCAAATTGCAGGGTATGACATAGCGAAAGGGACTAGAGTGCTTGTGAATGTATGGACCATTGGTAGAGACCCAACAGTGTGGGAAGATCCACTTGAATTTAAGCCAGAAAGGTTCATGGGAAAGAACATTGATGTGAAAGGTCAAGACTTTGAGCTGTTGCCATTTGGGTCAGGAAGAAGGATGTGTCCTGGTTATAATCTTGGCTTGAAGGTTATCCAATCAAGTTTAGCTAATTTGTTGCATGGGTTTACTTGGAAGTTGAGTGGAGAtatgaagattgaagatttgaATATGGATGAAGTTTTCGGTCTTTCAACTCCAAAGAAATTTCCTCTTGATGTTGTTGCAGAGCCAaggctttcttcttctctttactCCATTTAA
- the LOC105435118 gene encoding uncharacterized protein LOC105435118 — MAGSYEDHQEELRRCGIQFRRRRRMAVARLGGKRSGRIVGWGRIVRKIRLKWVKMKCIEMVKKMKKYYKELMKDIMEAGAYGYADSYQHRLLLETSFAIPILGVSLSTHSSIHAATAATS; from the coding sequence ATGGCTGGAAGCTATGAGGATCATCAGGAAGAACTACGGCGCTGTGGAATTCAGTTTCGGAGGCGACGAAGAATGGCAGTGGCACGACTTGGGGGGAAGAGATCGGGACGGATCGTGGGGTGGGGGAGGATAGTGAGGAAGATACGACTGAAATGGGTGAAGATGAAATGCATAGAGatggtgaagaagatgaaaaaatacTACAAAGAGTTGATGAAGGATATAATGGAAGCAGGAGCTTATGGATATGCTGACTCATATCAACATAGGCTTCTTTTGGAGACTTCTTTTGCTATTCCAATTCTGGGTGTTTCTCTTTCTACTCATTCTAGTATTCATGCTGCTACAGCTGCTACTTCATAA